A region from the Actinoplanes sp. OR16 genome encodes:
- a CDS encoding WhiB family transcriptional regulator encodes MGMISDWPSMAACQSGDPDALFVQGAEQNVAKRICRSCPVRYECLADALDNRIEFGVWGGMTERERRALLRRHPHVASWRKTFEAALKEKGADKVLVSS; translated from the coding sequence ATGGGGATGATCAGCGACTGGCCCAGCATGGCGGCGTGTCAGAGTGGCGACCCTGACGCGTTGTTCGTGCAGGGTGCTGAGCAGAACGTGGCGAAGAGGATCTGCCGCAGCTGCCCGGTCCGCTACGAGTGCCTCGCCGACGCCCTGGACAACCGCATCGAGTTCGGCGTCTGGGGAGGCATGACGGAACGCGAGCGGCGGGCGCTCCTGCGCCGCCACCCGCATGTGGCGAGCTGGCGGAAGACCTTCGAGGCCGCACTCAAGGAGAAGGGCGCCGACAAGGTGCTCGTCTCCAGCTGA
- a CDS encoding GatB/YqeY domain-containing protein, producing the protein MGTLKDRLNDDLHTAMKTRDELTTSTLRMALAAVQNAEVAGEAARVLSDDEVLAVLTKEAKKRREAATAFSGAGRAEQAAKETAEGEVLDRYLPKQLTDAEIAEIVTQALAAGGFSGKAQMGPAMKRAQAAVAGRAEGGRVAAEVRRQLT; encoded by the coding sequence ATGGGAACGCTGAAAGACCGCCTGAACGATGACCTGCACACCGCCATGAAGACCCGGGACGAGCTGACCACCTCCACGCTGCGCATGGCGCTCGCCGCCGTGCAGAACGCCGAGGTGGCCGGTGAGGCCGCTCGCGTGCTCTCCGATGACGAGGTGCTGGCCGTGCTGACCAAGGAGGCGAAGAAGCGCCGCGAGGCCGCTACCGCCTTCTCCGGGGCGGGACGGGCCGAGCAGGCGGCGAAGGAGACCGCCGAGGGCGAGGTGCTGGACCGCTACCTGCCGAAGCAGCTCACCGACGCGGAGATCGCCGAGATCGTGACGCAGGCGCTCGCAGCGGGCGGCTTCAGTGGCAAGGCGCAGATGGGACCGGCCATGAAACGTGCCCAGGCGGCCGTTGCGGGGCGCGCGGAGGGCGGCCGGGTAGCCGCCGAGGTGCGCCGCCAGTTGACGTAA
- a CDS encoding transglycosylase domain-containing protein, protein MTSWLRRRDHNIFTNATSLLICGLLAGVVVAAAAFPAAAMTGLAAKAGGQTFANLPSELKDFSSPQITRIYASDGRTQISQFYDEFRSDVPLKDISKNMQNAILAAEDRKFYEHNGVDLKGVARAFVSNNQGGTQQGASTLTMQYVRMSLAYSATNPQEVIDATKDSPKRKVTEMKYALQVEKQLTKEQILERYLNIAPFGNQAYGVFAASQVYFNKKPKDLSIAESAMLAGMVKAPSSFNPTVPSGHSQITERRDNYIIPGMVQLGMITQADADKAKKEKVPTKVKPVGNGCAWVAKNNWGFFCDYFYRWWLGQEAFGATEYDRERRLKSGGYRVVTTLDLKGQAAARKQISDRQKDTNKNALLLAGIQPGTGKVRLLATNRKYKLDDPEDPQNKISSDPKKAAKGIRGTYPNTTNPLLSGGGDITGYQAGSVFKIFPIIAALESGLPLGTTIKAEKQYKSGYIVQRGSPAACAGTHFYCPKNSGGGGAGVYTMWSAFAKSINTYFIPLQERVGTDKVVAVAKRFGVQFREPNDAFMTTKEGGVEQWGAFSLGVTASTPLDMANAYATLAGDGKYCEPTPVEQITTKDGEKIDVGKPHCIQATTKDVARAALDAARCPVGDSAQMGACNGATAGPTKGIVNHPVFGKSGTTDADKTASLIVGTTSIVVAGYMVNPDYPDHKDHMSHQIINPAVQYTVAAYMKGKPKVQFKKPSSTKIAYGDQRSIADVTCDSVGAARDRLEGQGFSVSTGSTVDSKCPAGTVAGTNPSGRTIKGGVVVLEISNGKQDKPDPEESEEPERPGNNGPR, encoded by the coding sequence GTGACCTCCTGGCTTCGCAGACGCGATCACAACATCTTCACGAACGCGACCTCGCTGTTGATATGCGGCCTGCTGGCCGGCGTGGTCGTGGCCGCAGCAGCTTTCCCGGCCGCCGCGATGACCGGATTGGCCGCCAAAGCGGGTGGTCAGACGTTCGCGAACCTGCCCAGTGAGCTCAAGGACTTCAGTTCACCGCAGATCACCCGGATCTACGCGTCCGACGGGCGCACCCAGATCTCGCAGTTCTACGACGAGTTCCGCAGCGACGTTCCGCTGAAGGACATCTCCAAGAACATGCAGAACGCGATCCTCGCTGCCGAGGACCGGAAGTTCTACGAGCACAACGGCGTCGACCTCAAGGGTGTCGCCCGGGCCTTCGTGAGCAACAACCAGGGCGGGACCCAGCAGGGCGCCTCGACCCTCACCATGCAGTACGTGCGGATGTCGCTGGCCTACTCGGCGACCAACCCGCAGGAGGTGATCGACGCGACGAAGGACAGCCCGAAGCGCAAGGTCACCGAGATGAAGTACGCGCTGCAGGTGGAGAAGCAGCTCACCAAGGAGCAGATCCTCGAGCGCTACCTGAACATCGCGCCCTTCGGCAACCAGGCCTACGGCGTCTTCGCCGCGAGCCAGGTCTACTTCAACAAGAAGCCGAAGGACCTGTCGATCGCCGAGTCCGCGATGCTCGCCGGCATGGTGAAGGCGCCGAGCAGCTTCAACCCGACCGTCCCGTCGGGTCACTCGCAGATCACCGAGCGCCGCGACAACTACATCATCCCCGGCATGGTCCAGCTCGGGATGATCACGCAGGCGGACGCCGACAAGGCGAAGAAGGAGAAGGTCCCCACCAAGGTCAAGCCGGTCGGCAACGGCTGCGCCTGGGTCGCCAAGAACAACTGGGGCTTCTTCTGTGACTACTTCTACCGCTGGTGGCTCGGCCAGGAGGCCTTCGGCGCGACCGAGTACGACCGTGAGCGCCGGCTGAAGAGCGGCGGCTACCGCGTCGTCACCACGCTGGACCTCAAGGGCCAGGCCGCGGCGCGCAAGCAGATCAGCGACCGGCAGAAGGACACCAACAAGAACGCCCTGCTGCTCGCCGGCATCCAGCCCGGCACCGGCAAGGTGCGCCTGCTGGCGACGAACCGGAAGTACAAGCTCGACGACCCGGAAGACCCGCAGAACAAGATCTCCTCGGACCCGAAGAAGGCGGCGAAGGGGATCCGGGGCACCTACCCGAACACCACCAACCCGCTGCTGTCCGGTGGCGGCGACATCACCGGTTACCAGGCCGGCTCGGTGTTCAAGATCTTCCCGATCATCGCGGCGCTCGAATCGGGTCTCCCGCTGGGCACCACGATCAAGGCGGAGAAGCAGTACAAGTCGGGTTACATCGTCCAGCGAGGCTCACCCGCGGCCTGCGCCGGAACCCACTTCTACTGTCCGAAGAACTCGGGCGGTGGCGGCGCCGGCGTCTACACGATGTGGTCCGCCTTCGCGAAGTCGATCAACACGTACTTCATCCCGCTCCAGGAGCGGGTCGGCACCGACAAGGTGGTGGCCGTCGCCAAGCGCTTCGGCGTGCAGTTCCGCGAGCCGAACGACGCCTTCATGACCACCAAGGAGGGCGGCGTCGAGCAGTGGGGCGCATTCTCCCTCGGTGTGACCGCGTCCACGCCGCTGGACATGGCGAACGCGTACGCCACGCTCGCCGGCGACGGTAAGTACTGCGAGCCCACCCCGGTCGAGCAGATCACCACCAAGGACGGCGAGAAGATCGACGTCGGCAAGCCGCACTGCATCCAGGCCACCACGAAGGACGTGGCCCGGGCCGCTCTCGACGCGGCTCGCTGCCCGGTCGGCGACTCGGCCCAGATGGGCGCCTGCAACGGCGCGACGGCCGGCCCCACCAAGGGCATCGTCAACCACCCGGTGTTCGGCAAGTCCGGCACCACCGACGCCGACAAGACCGCGTCGCTGATCGTCGGCACCACGTCGATCGTCGTGGCCGGCTACATGGTCAACCCGGACTACCCGGACCACAAGGACCACATGTCGCACCAGATCATCAACCCGGCGGTGCAGTACACGGTCGCGGCGTACATGAAGGGCAAGCCGAAGGTCCAGTTCAAGAAGCCGAGCAGCACCAAGATCGCGTACGGCGATCAGCGCTCGATCGCCGACGTGACCTGCGACTCCGTCGGGGCGGCCCGGGATCGGCTCGAGGGGCAGGGCTTCTCGGTCTCGACCGGCTCCACCGTCGACTCCAAATGCCCGGCCGGCACCGTGGCGGGCACGAACCCGTCCGGCCGGACGATCAAGGGCGGTGTCGTGGTCCTCGAGATCAGTAACGGCAAGCAGGACAAGCCGGATCCCGAGGAGAGCGAAGAACCGGAACGTCCCGGCAACAACGGGCCCCGGTAG